One Geothermobacter hydrogeniphilus genomic window, GAGTCTCCAGCCCGAGCTTGTAATTCAATTTCAGGCGGCCGACGGCGGAGAGATCGTACCGATCGGGATTGAAGAACAGACCCTCGAAGAGCGCGGTGGCACTGCGCAGGGTCGGCGGATCTCCCGGTCGCAGGCGGCGGTAGATCTCGATAATCGCCTCTTCCTCGTTGGCAACCTTGTCGAGCAGCAGAGTATCGCGCAGGTAAGGACCGACATAGAGGTTATCAATGAACAGCAGGTTGAACTGCTCGATGCCACGCTGCTTGATCTCTTCCAGCTTGGCTTCGGTAACCTCTTCGTTGCACTCGATGACCACCTCACCGGTGGCGGTGTCCACCACGTCGGTGGAAGCGATCCGGCCAACCAGGGACTCCTCGGCCACAACGATCGAATCGACCTTGGCCTCTTCGATTTTACGCAGCGCCGCCTTGGTGAACTTGCGGCCGGCCTTGACCAGGACTTCACCCTTGCTGTTGCAGACATCGTTTTCGGCCCGCTGGCCGGCCAACAGCTCAAGGTTGACGGTTTTCCTGAACTGCCCGTCGCTGAAGCTGATCTGTTCGGTATCGTAATAATAGTTGAGCAGCTCCTCGGTGCTGTAGCCGAGGGCCTTGAGCAGCACCGTGGCGGGCAGCTTGCGCCGCCGGTCGATGCGCACGTAAAGGATATCTTTATGGTCAAAGTCAAAGTCGAGCCAGGATCCCCGGTAGGGGATCACCCGAGCACTGAACAGGATTTTCCCGGAGGAGTGGGTTTTCCCCTTGTCATGGTCGAAAAAGACCCCGGGGGAACGATGCAACTGGCTGACGATGACTCTTTCAGTCCCGTTGATAATAAAGGTGCCGTTTTCGGTCATCAGCGGGATTTCACCGAAATAGACTTCCTGCTCCTTGATGTCACGAATCGACTGAACCCCCGATTCCTTGTCGACATCCCAGGAAACCAGGCGCACCCGAACCTTGACCGGAGCGGCGAAAGTCATACCGCGCTGATGACATTCTTCCACATCGTACTTCGGTGTACCGAGGGAATAGGAGACGTATTCCAGGGAACTGGTCTCACTGAAATCGCGGATCGGAAAAACCGAACGAAAAACCGCTTCCAGCCCGATGCACTGACGCGCCGACGCGGGCAGGTCAGACTGCAGAAAACGTTTATAGGAGTTTTTCTGAATGTCGATGAGGTTGGGGATATCAATAATTTTCTTGATATCGGCGAAGTGCTTCCTCAGCAACTGGTTATTCGCAATCGAATAAGCCATGGGTTCTCCTTTGATGTGTCCACGTAACGCCGGCCGGGCGTCCGCAGAACCCCTTTGGAATCAAGACTTTACTTGTTCGGGGCGATTGCCCGGAACAACCCCTCGCCAGGGCCGCTGACGGCGGCGGGAAACAGCCCGGGCATATGAAAGTAAGAATAGCCAAGGCCGCGAGGCGACCTTGGCTTGACACATAATGTATGGATCGGGAACTATTTGAGTTCCACCGAAGCGCCAGCTTCTTCCAGCTGCTTCTTGATATCTTCGGCCTCATCCTTGCTGGCCGCTTCCTTGATGGTGTTCGGAGCACCGTCAACCATTTCCTTGGCTTCTTTCAGACCCAGGCCGGTGATGGCGCGAACCACCTTGATGACATTGATCTTCTTGTCGCCGACAGCGGTCAGAACAACATCGAACTCGTCTTTCTCTTCGGCCGCGGCAGCTTCACCACCGGCGACGGGACCGGCGGCCACAGCAACCGGAGCGGCGGCGGACACGCCGAACTTGTCTTCCAGTTCCTTGACCAGTTCGGACAGTTCCAACACCGACATGTTTTCGATGAACTCAATAACCTGTTCTTTGGTAACTTCAGCCATGATTCAATTCTCCGTATAAATAGAAAGTGTTTAAATTTTTGTTTCAAATCCCTGTTCAGGCGGCTTTCTTTTCCTGCACGGCGGCAAGAACCTGAACCAGGGACCGCGGAACGGCGGCCAGTACACCAACGAAGTTGCTGACCGGCGCATTGATCGACCCAAGCATCTTGGCCAGCAGAACTTCGCGGCTGGGCAGATCGGACAGTGCCTTGATGGCGTCCAGGTCGAGCGCCTTGCCTTCGAGGGATCCACCCTTGAGTTCGAATTTGCCGTTGGCCTTGGCAAAATCACTGAGAACCTTGGCCGGGGCCACCGGGTCATCACCGGCGATGGCAAGTGCCGTCGGGCCGTTCAGGAATTCCTCAAGGCAGGCATTGTCAGTATCCTTGATGGCAAGCTTGAGCAGAGTGTTCTTGACCACTTTGTACTCAACACCAGCTTCACGAAGCTTGCCACGCAGATCATTGACTTCTTCGACAGTCAGCCCACGGTAATCGGCCACAAATGTAGCGGTCGCGGCTGACAGCTTGCCGTTCAATTCGGCGACAACTTCCTGTTTCGTATTTCGATTCAACGTCTCTCCTCCTTTCTTCGGTATTTCCGGATGCCTCGTGGGTCCGGGACCCAGTCTGAGGCGCGGGAGAGACGATTCAGAGGTCGTCCTTCCGTCCTCGGCCTCGGCAGGTGGCGAGTGCCATTAAACGCGCATGCGTACCTGCTGTCTTTGACCGGGTGCTGAAAGCTATGTCTGAACTGACCAACAGGTCAGGTTGAAGGCCTTGAATCCTTCGTCTTTCTTATTTGACCAGAGCCTGCAGGGCGGGGACATCGAGATTGATGCCGGGCCCCATGGTGCTTGAGAGACTGACCTTCTTCAGGTACGTCCCCTTGGCAGTGCTCGGTTTAGCCTTGATCAGAGCATCCATCAGAGCGAGAACATTGCCCTGCAGCTTCTCAACATCGAAGGATACCTTGCCCACCGGGGCATGAATGATACCGGCTTTCTCGACACGGTATTCAACCTTGCCCGACTTGGCCTCTTCAACCGCCCTGGTAACTTCAAAAGTCACAGTGCCGACCTTGGGATTCGGCATCAGACCACGCGGTCCGAGCAGACGGCCGATCTTGCCGACCGTTCCCATCATGTCAGGCGTCGCGATAGCGGTATCGAAATCGAACCAGCCCTCCTTGATCTTCTCGACAAGGTCCTCGCCGCCGACAAAATCGGCCCCGGCAGCGGTTGCCTCCTGGGCTTTCTCGCCCTTGGCGAAGACAACAACACGAACCGTCTTGCCGAGCCCGTTGGGAAGCACCACCGCACCGCGAACCATCTGGTCAGCCTTGCGCGGATCAACTCCGAGCCGAACCGCCATATCTACGGTCTCATCAAATTTGGCATGCGCAGTTTCCTTGAGCAGCGCCAGCGCTTCATCAAGCGCGTAGGTCGATTCACGATCGACCTTGCCCTTGGCTTCAGTATGTTTTTTTCCTACCGCCATGGTTCAATCTCCAACTGGAACGGAATGTTACCCTTCAACCTCGAGACCCATGCTGCGCGCGGTACCTTCCACGGTTCGCATCGCTGCCTCAATGTCAAAAGCGTTAAGATCGGGCATCTTGATCTGGGCGATTTCCCGCACCTGATCACGCGTAACCTTGCCACACTTTTCCTTGTTCGGAACTCCGGAGCCCTTCTGCAGCTTGGCCGCCTTAAGCAGCAGTACCGCCGCCGGCGGAGTCTTGGTGATAAAGGAAAACGAGCGGTCGGCATAGACGGTGATAATCACCGGAATGATCATGCCGGCTTCGCTCTGGGTCTTGGCATTGAACGCCTTGCAGAACTCCATGATGTTGACACCGTGCTGACCGAGCGCCGGGCCGACCGGAGGCGAGGGGTTTGCCTGTCCGGCAGGGATCTGCAGCTTAATCTGTCCAATAACCTTCTTGGCCATGAGAGACTCCTTGAGTGAAAACTATCGCGACCAGCGTCAGCTGGTTTTTTCGACCTGTATAAATTCAAGTTCGACCGGGGTCACCCGACCGAAAATACTGACCATGACTTTGAGCTTCGCCCGCTCCGGCTTGACATCTTCAACCACGCCGGTGAAATTGAGAAACGGGCCATCAATGACACGCACCGTCTCGCCGACTTCAAATTCAACCTTCGGCTTGGGATGGTCGACACCTTCCTCCATCCGACTTGCGATCTTGGCAACCTCTTCGTCCGGGATCGCGGGCGGGTTGGTACCACCGCCGACAAAACCGGTCACCTTGGGGGTGTCCTTGACAACGTGCCAGGTTTCGTTGGTCAATTCCATCTGCACCAGGATGTAACCGGGAAAGAACTTACGCGTAGAAGTCTTGCGTTCACCCTTCTTCAGCTCCACCACGGTCTCGGACGGAATCAGGATTTCACCGAACTCCTCCTCGGCGCCCAACTGCCGAATCCGCTCTTCCAGATTGGCCTTAACCTTGTTTTCATAACCGGAGTAAGTGTGAACCCCATACCATTTCATCGTCATCGGAACCTCCCCTCCACCTATCTAATTAAGCAGCATGCGAACTGCGGTGGACAAGGCCGAATCGACCACCCAGAGAAAAACCGCAACAATCATGACCAGCACAACCACCACAATGGTCGAACTGTAGGTCTCCTTGCGGGTGGGCCAGGTAACTTTTTTCAGTTCACTCTTGACGTTGCCGAGAAACTCGTTCGTTTTGCCAATCACTATGCGCTTCTCCAATCCTGGAGAGGGTTATTAAAGTGGCAGGCCAGGAGGGACTCGAACCCCCAACCCCCGGTTTTGGAGACCGGTGCACTAGCCAATTGTGCTACTGGCCTGCAGACAAAAAGCCACAGCGGACTGCGGCCGAAACCATGAACGACCGGATAATCACCGACTACTTGGTTTCCTTGTGCGGTGTATGCTTGCGACAGAACCGGCAGTATTTGTTGAACTCAAGCCGGTCCGGCGTGGTCTTCTTGTTCTTGGTGGTCGTATAATTTCGCTGCTTGCACTCGGTGCAAGCGAGAGTAACAATATCCCGCATGATAAAAATTCCTCAGCCCCCTCCCGCGCGGGAGGGGGCCTGTATGCCCTTAAATTACTCGATAACTTCGCTGACGACGCCGGCACCGACGGTGCGGCCGCCTTCGCGGATGGCGAAACGCAGTTCCTTGTCCATGGCGATCGGGGTGATCAGATTGATCTCCATCGCCACGTTGTCGCCAGGCATGACCATCTCGGTCCCCTCGGGGAGAGTACAGATCCCGGTCACGTCGGTGGTACGGAAGTAGAACTGCGGACGATAGCCCTTGAAGAACGGGGTGTGACGACCACCCTCTTCCTTGGTCAGAATATAGGCCTCGGCCTTGAACCTGGTGTGCGGGGTGATGCTGCCCGGCTTCGCCAGAACCTGACCGCGCTCGATCTCCTCGCGCTTCACGCCGCGCAGCAGAACACCGATGTTGTCGCCGGCCTGCCCCTGATCGAGCAGCTTGCGGAACATCTCGACACCGGTCACGACGGTCTTGCTGGTCTCCTTCATGCCGACGATCTCGATCTCCTCGCCGACCTTGACAATCCCGCGCTCGACACGACCGGTCGCCACGGTGCCGCGACCGGAAATCGAGAAAACATCCTCGACCGGCATCAGGAAAGGCTTGTCGATGTCACGCTCGGGGGTCGGAATGTAGCTGTCGACCTGGGCCATCAGCTCAAGAACCTTGTCTTTACCAATGGCGTCGTCACGACCTTCGAGGGCGGCCAGAGCACTGCCGGCCACAATCGGAATATCGTCGCCGGGGAAGTCGTAGCTGGAGAGCAGCTCGCGAACTTCAAGCTCGACCAGCTCCATCAGTTCCTCGTCATCAACCATGTCGGCCTTGTTGAGGAAGACAACCATCGCCGGGACACCGACCTGACGGGCGAGCAGGATGTGCTCACGGGTCTGCGGCATCGGACCGTCGGCGGCGGACACGACCAGGATCGCGCCGTCCATCTGGGCAGCACCGGTGATCATGTTCTTGACGTAGTCGGCATGACCCGGGCAGTCAACATGAGCGTAATGCCGGGTCTCGGTCTCATATTCGACATGGGCGGTGGCAATGGTGATGCCGCGCTCACGCTCTTCGGGAGCGTTGTCGATCTGGTCAAAGGCCATCGCCTCGGCGCCGCCGGCTTCGGCGAGAACCTTGGTGATAGCGGCAGTCAGCGTGGTTTTGCCATGGTCAACGTGGCCGATGGTGCCGATGTTGACATGGGGCTTTGTTCTTTCAAACTTTTCCTTGGACATTGCGTCGACCTCCCTGGTTTCGAATAATCCTGTTTTCCTGACGTTGGGTTGCGATTCCGGAACAAACCGGAACCGTCGAAGCTGGCCTTGCAGAAACAGCAAAACCTCCCCAGGACAACATGAAGAAATGGAGCCCACAATCGGAATTGAACCGATGACCTCACCCTTACCAAGGGTGTGCTCTACCATCTGAGCTATGTGGGCTTATCTCTTCAGTCGTCGTGCGGAGACTTCTTGATAAAGTTTTGGAGCGGGAAACGGGACTCGAACCCGCGACCCTCAGCTTGGAAGGCTGATGCTCTAGCCAACTGAGCTACTCCCGCCCAAACTCTGAAATCCGCGATCTATGTCTGCAGCTCGGTGGACGCCGTCCAGCTACACCTCCAGTGCCCGCGGCTCATCGCCTCCTGGAGAATGCCTTCCGAACCTTGTCCGGCAAGTTTCTATTTAATGGTGGAGGGGGGAGGATTCGAACCTCCGAAGTCTTCGACGGCAGATTTACAGTCTGCTCCCTTTGGCCACTCGGGAACCCCTCCAGGGGATAGCTTATTCTCTTTTTCAAGGGCCCACGCCCGACCAACCGGATGGAGCTGGCGACAGGAATCGAACCCGCAACCTGCTGATTACAAGTCAGCTGCTCTACCAGTTGAGCTACGCCAGCACAGGGGGCGATTTATACAACAGCATCCGGCAAAATGCAAGGACTTTTTTGCGCCTTCTTTGCCCTGCCCAACGGGGAGAAACTTATAGTTGAATCAGCATCACTTGTCAACCCGAAGATGCCGATTTCGATGAAATTTTTTGGTTTTCAGAAATTCATCCGACAGGTCGGTCCACGGCAACCGGAAAGTTCTGGTCCCGGCCTCCTGAAGGAATGGAAAAAGGTGCTGAAAAACTGACCGATTTTATTTTCCTCGGCGGCCCTTGACAATAGCTGACGAATCTGGTCATATATAGACAGCAACAACCACTACGCTTCGGGGTGTCCTTCTCCCTCCTGGGGACACCCCATTTTTTTTGCCTTCCGGGGGCGGGGCTTTTGCCCCACCTCGGCGTTGCAAACCTCTTCGCTTGTGCGACGTAGCTGCCGCTACGACTCCGCGCTCATCGGCTTGCGCCTTGATCTGAGCCAAAATCCCGCGCCCTTTGACGGCGGTGGCAAACACAGGCAGAACGACTCCGTGGCAGCGGGCGGGGGCGGGGGCGGGGGCGGGGCTTTTACGCCGACTCCGCGTTGCGTTCCTCTTCGCTTGTGCGACATAGCTGCCGCTATGTCTCCGCGCTCATCAGATCGCGCCTTGATTTGGCGAAAAATCCCTCGCCCTTCAGCGGCTGAGTGAGGGGGGACGCTCCCGGGGACTGTCCCCGAAGCGGGGCTGTCCCCCTCGAAAGGGACAGGGGCCGGGTGAGGGGATGTAAACAATTACTTTGCACCTCTGCGTCTTTGCACCGCCGCGCGAGGCAGGTTGTTAAAGATCTATGTCCCGACCTCCCGCTGGCGAACCACCTCGTAGAGGGCAAGAGCTGCAGCTACCGAGGCATTGAGGCTGCTCACCCGTCCCTTCATCGGCAGAGCCAGCAGGCCGTCGCAGTGCCGTCGCACGTTCGGCCGCACACCGCTGCCTTCACTGCCGACAACGATCGCCACCGGGCCGCTGAGGTTGCTGCGATAGAGATCATCCGCCCCCGCCTCCCCGGCCAGGGCATAGACCCAGATCCCTTCGTCCTTCAACTGATCAATCGTCCGCGCCAGATTGGTCACCCGGCAGAGGGGCAGATGCTCCAGAGCGCCGGCGGAGGTCTTGTCGACAATGGCCGACACCGGACAGCTCCGGTCACGCGCCACCACCACCCCCTGACAACCGGCCGCTTCGGCACTGCGCAGAATGGCACCGAAATTGTGCGGATCGGTGATGCTGTCAAGCAACAGGATGAAAGGCGGCTCGGACCCGGAACGGACAGCCGCCAGCAGATCCGTGAAATCCAGGTAGGCGAAGGGGGCGAGATAGAGGGCGACCCCCTGATGGCGGGCCGGTCCGCACAGCCGTTCAAATTCTTCGGCGGTCAATCGGCGGCAGGGAACGCCGCGGTCAGCCGCCAGCGACGCGATCTCCTCCAGCCGTGGATTGAGAACTCCCTGACGCAGCATCAGGCGCCGCGGCTCGCGCTGCCCGGCCTGCAGGGCCTCGCGCACCGGGTTGATGCCGTAGATGAGATCGTCGCCGCTCACGTCGCGTCGAGGGCCGCGGCCATCTCCTGCAGGATCTTGCCGGCAGCCAGTTGCGGCTCAGCGGCGGCGGAAATCGGGCGGCCGATCACCAGGTAATCACTGCCGGCGGCGAGGGCGTCCGCCGGGGTGGTAACCCGTTTCTGATCGTCCACCGCGGCAAAGGCGGGACGCACGCCGGGGGTTACGATGGCGAAATCGGGACCGCACACCGCCCGGATCGCCTCGACCTCGCGCGGCGAGGCGACCACGCCGTCAAAACCGGCATCGGCGGCCAGGCGCGCCAGGCGCGGCACCATCTCGGTGACCGGCCGGTCGATTCCGAGTTCAAGCAGGGTCTGGTCGGTGCTGGAGGTGAGGATGGTCACCGCCAGCAGCAGCGGTCTCCCGGCCGAA contains:
- the rplL gene encoding 50S ribosomal protein L7/L12 is translated as MAEVTKEQVIEFIENMSVLELSELVKELEDKFGVSAAAPVAVAAGPVAGGEAAAAEEKDEFDVVLTAVGDKKINVIKVVRAITGLGLKEAKEMVDGAPNTIKEAASKDEAEDIKKQLEEAGASVELK
- the rplJ gene encoding 50S ribosomal protein L10 — protein: MNRNTKQEVVAELNGKLSAATATFVADYRGLTVEEVNDLRGKLREAGVEYKVVKNTLLKLAIKDTDNACLEEFLNGPTALAIAGDDPVAPAKVLSDFAKANGKFELKGGSLEGKALDLDAIKALSDLPSREVLLAKMLGSINAPVSNFVGVLAAVPRSLVQVLAAVQEKKAA
- the rplA gene encoding 50S ribosomal protein L1, which codes for MAVGKKHTEAKGKVDRESTYALDEALALLKETAHAKFDETVDMAVRLGVDPRKADQMVRGAVVLPNGLGKTVRVVVFAKGEKAQEATAAGADFVGGEDLVEKIKEGWFDFDTAIATPDMMGTVGKIGRLLGPRGLMPNPKVGTVTFEVTRAVEEAKSGKVEYRVEKAGIIHAPVGKVSFDVEKLQGNVLALMDALIKAKPSTAKGTYLKKVSLSSTMGPGINLDVPALQALVK
- the rplK gene encoding 50S ribosomal protein L11, giving the protein MAKKVIGQIKLQIPAGQANPSPPVGPALGQHGVNIMEFCKAFNAKTQSEAGMIIPVIITVYADRSFSFITKTPPAAVLLLKAAKLQKGSGVPNKEKCGKVTRDQVREIAQIKMPDLNAFDIEAAMRTVEGTARSMGLEVEG
- the nusG gene encoding transcription termination/antitermination protein NusG; amino-acid sequence: MTMKWYGVHTYSGYENKVKANLEERIRQLGAEEEFGEILIPSETVVELKKGERKTSTRKFFPGYILVQMELTNETWHVVKDTPKVTGFVGGGTNPPAIPDEEVAKIASRMEEGVDHPKPKVEFEVGETVRVIDGPFLNFTGVVEDVKPERAKLKVMVSIFGRVTPVELEFIQVEKTS
- the secE gene encoding preprotein translocase subunit SecE → MIGKTNEFLGNVKSELKKVTWPTRKETYSSTIVVVVLVMIVAVFLWVVDSALSTAVRMLLN
- the rpmG gene encoding 50S ribosomal protein L33, which gives rise to MRDIVTLACTECKQRNYTTTKNKKTTPDRLEFNKYCRFCRKHTPHKETK
- the tuf gene encoding elongation factor Tu produces the protein MSKEKFERTKPHVNIGTIGHVDHGKTTLTAAITKVLAEAGGAEAMAFDQIDNAPEERERGITIATAHVEYETETRHYAHVDCPGHADYVKNMITGAAQMDGAILVVSAADGPMPQTREHILLARQVGVPAMVVFLNKADMVDDEELMELVELEVRELLSSYDFPGDDIPIVAGSALAALEGRDDAIGKDKVLELMAQVDSYIPTPERDIDKPFLMPVEDVFSISGRGTVATGRVERGIVKVGEEIEIVGMKETSKTVVTGVEMFRKLLDQGQAGDNIGVLLRGVKREEIERGQVLAKPGSITPHTRFKAEAYILTKEEGGRHTPFFKGYRPQFYFRTTDVTGICTLPEGTEMVMPGDNVAMEINLITPIAMDKELRFAIREGGRTVGAGVVSEVIE
- the rlmB gene encoding 23S rRNA (guanosine(2251)-2'-O)-methyltransferase RlmB is translated as MSGDDLIYGINPVREALQAGQREPRRLMLRQGVLNPRLEEIASLAADRGVPCRRLTAEEFERLCGPARHQGVALYLAPFAYLDFTDLLAAVRSGSEPPFILLLDSITDPHNFGAILRSAEAAGCQGVVVARDRSCPVSAIVDKTSAGALEHLPLCRVTNLARTIDQLKDEGIWVYALAGEAGADDLYRSNLSGPVAIVVGSEGSGVRPNVRRHCDGLLALPMKGRVSSLNASVAAALALYEVVRQREVGT
- the pyrF gene encoding orotidine-5'-phosphate decarboxylase, which translates into the protein MIDKARERLIFALDVDSLEEAQRWVALLHDKVGVFKVGKQLFTRCGPQVVRMIRDGGGEVFLDLKYHDIPNTVAMAALEACRLGVKMFNVHALGGADMMRATVARVDEQYPRGSAGRPLLLAVTILTSSTDQTLLELGIDRPVTEMVPRLARLAADAGFDGVVASPREVEAIRAVCGPDFAIVTPGVRPAFAAVDDQKRVTTPADALAAGSDYLVIGRPISAAAEPQLAAGKILQEMAAALDAT